In a single window of the Antedon mediterranea chromosome 1, ecAntMedi1.1, whole genome shotgun sequence genome:
- the LOC140063493 gene encoding adenylosuccinate lyase-like: MERESLKKYRSPLVARYASEEMAFNFSEQKKFTTWRRLWLYLAKAQQTLGLNITDEQTSEMQANIENIDWDMAEEEEKRRRHDVMAHVHTFGQCCPKASGIIHLGATSCYVGDNTDLIVLRDAFNIVLPRLARCIQRLSVFAEKNKNLATLGFTHYQPAQLTTVGKRACLWISDLCMDLRNLTRARDDLKFRGVKGTTGTQASFLALFENNSEKVEMLDRLVTEMAGFKQAYIVTGQTYSRKVDVDILSVLAGLGATVHKICSDIRLLANLKELEEPFEKEQIGSSAMPYKRNPMRSERCCSLARHLITLIMDPLQTHSVQWFERTLDDSANRRICLAEAFLTADILLSTLQNISEGLVVYPKVIERRIKQELPFMATENIIMAMVKSGASRQECHEEIRKLSQEAAAVVKQQGGENDLVTRIKASSYFTPIHNSLDQMLDPSSFVGRSPEQVTKFLAEEVQPALKPFASFLDKISELNL, from the exons ATGGAACGAGAAAGCTTGAAGAAATATAGGTCACCACTAGTGGCTCGTTATGCTAGTGAGGAAATGGCTTTTAATTTTAGTGAACAGAAGAAGTTTACGACATGGCGTAGGCTATGGCTGTACTTGGCGAAGGCTCAGCAG acCTTAGGTTTGAATATTACGGATGAACAGACCTCGGAGATGCAGGCAAACATCGAAAATATTGATTGGGATATGGcggaagaagaagaaaaaagacGGCGCCATGATGTCATGGCTCATGTCCATACATTTGGTCAATGTTGTCCGAAAGCATCAGGAATAATCCACCTTGGAGCAACATCTTGTTATGTAGGAGACAACACT gaCTTGATAGTTTTGCGTGATGCGTTCAATATAGTGTTACCACGCCTAGCAAGATGCATTCAACGGCTGTCAGTATTTGCCGAGAAAAATAAGAATCTTGCAACTTTGGGTTTCACGCATTATCA gCCAGCTCAATTAACCACTGTCGGGAAGCGAGCTTGTCTTTGGATCAGTGATCTTTGCATGGACTTACGAAATTTGACTCGTGCAAGGGATGACCTTAAGTTCCGTGGTGTGAAGGGAACGACAGGAACGCAAGCAAGTTTCTTAGCGCTTTTTGAAAACAATTCGGAGAAAGTAGAAATGCTGGATAGACTTGTTACTGAAATGGCTGGATTTAAACA aGCTTACATAGTGACTGGTCAAACATACAGTCGGAAGGTGGATGTTGATATTCTTTCAGTGTTAGCAGGGCTGGGAGCAACTGTTCATAAG atTTGCTCTGATATTCGACTACTAGCCAATCTAAAGGAACTTGAAGAACCATTTGAGAAGGAACAAATAGGATCCAGTGCCATGCCTTATAAAAGGAACCCAATGCGTAGTGAACGTTGCTGCTCCCTGGCTAGGCATTTGATCACTCTTATAATGGATCCCCTGCAGACACATTCTGTTCAATGGTTTGAACGCACGTTGGATGACAGTGCAAATAG gAGGATTTGCCTTGCGGAAGCATTTCTCACAGCAGATATTCTTTTGAGCACATTACAGAATATCTCAGAGGGTCTTGTTGTGTATCCAAAG GTAATTGAGAGACGGATCAAACAGGAGCTACCTTTTATGGCTACTGAGAATATTATCATGGCCATGGTTAAGTCTGGTGCAAGTAGGCAG GAATGTCATGAGGAGATAAGGAAACTTTCCCAAGAAGCAGCTGCAGTAGTCAAGCAACAAGGTGGTGAAAATGACCTAGTTACCCGCATCAAGGCCTCGTCATATTTCACCCCCATCCACAATAGTCTTGACCAGATGCTGGATCCATCATCATTTGTTGGCAGGTCACCAGAACAG GTTACAAAGTTCCTAGCAGAAGAGGTTCAACCAGCATTGAAACCTTTTGCGAGTTTCCTTGATAAGATATCCGAGCTAAACTTGTAA